In Scylla paramamosain isolate STU-SP2022 unplaced genomic scaffold, ASM3559412v1 Contig6, whole genome shotgun sequence, the genomic window ttcttattattcattaatgatcttctaaaccaaacttcttgtcctttccactcctacgctgatgataccaccctgcacttctccacgtcttttcatagatgtccaacccttcaggaggtaaacatatcacgcaggaaagccacagaacgcctgacttctgatctttctaaaatttctgattggggcagagcaaacttggtattgttcaatgcctcaaaaactcaattcctccatctatcaactcgacacaaccttccagacaactatcccctcttcttcaatgacgctcgatggtccccctcttctacactgaacatcctcggtctgtcctttacttataatctgaactggaaacttcacatctcatctctagctaaaacagcttctatgaagttaggtgttctgagatgtctcccccagcttttctcatcccccccccacctgctaactctgtacaagggccttatccgtccatgtatggagtatgcttcacatgtctggggggttccactcatactgctcttctagacagggtggaatcaaatgcttttcgtctcatcaactcctctcctctaactgactgtcttcagcctctctctcaccgccgcaatgttgcatatctagctgtcttctaccgctcaCTCAAACAATGCTACAACGTAAATCCCTTTGCTCTTCCTCAcaaaattttgcttttttttaactttatcttgttattcatgagccaccCAAATAAGCGGTGCAGCCATTACGTCACTGGTATGACTGTATAAGTGCCCACATCTCCCCTGCCTTTGCTGCAATGTTGCGGCACATCCCCTCTGTGTATTCCGTCACCAAGGAAAGTCAAGCGTGGCACAGTTTTGAGCGCAGTCCCCCGCAGTGACATTGGTGCAGTCACCCCTTCCATCAACGCAGTCttcaaagagaaagaacagattGACGGTGACTAAAGCAAACTTACAAAGTCAACCTacagttaataataatgataataataataataataataataataatgataataataataataataatagtagtaatggtaataagaGGAGCACTAGTGTAACTGAGGGTGCAGCGCGGCCTTTCACTTCCacctgaaggaaaatgaaaagcaagATTTGTGTTTGTACAATCATtttattgagaagcagaatGAGACAGTGTGAATATTGATAACAGAAGTGTTTGCACTGGAAACTTTCGTGTTGTTAGTGAAGGAGCAATGCGTGGAGCGGTGTGTCCTGCCGCCAATATTCACACCAACaactgccaccatcacaacccgCACTCTGAACTTTAcatgtgtgtccgtctgtctgtctgtatgtctgtctgtatgtatgtgtgtgtgtgtgtgtgtgtgtgtgtgtgtgtgtgtttatgggcgtgtgtatgtgtttgcttgtctactcaaaaataaataaataaataaatgatggtggcagtggtgtggtgtgtggtgtggtgcagcagTGCCGTGCCAGCACCacgccacactgcaccacagtcACCTCAGCAGTGGGGCAGTGGCGGGctgcctcctgcacctcctccatgCCCCGCACCACCTCGCCAGAGACACCaggccaaccaccaccacgctgcctGTCCCCAGGTAgcgtcaccaccgccaccaccaccaccaccgccgcctggCCAGACTGCCAGCACTCACCCTGGGAAAGGTGAAGCAGCATGgggctccctctctcccatcacctccctggCAGTCTCCTCCCAGCATCTCTTGCACCTCAAACACAacttgttttttgttggtaataatgataataaatttaattatgaagtttaatgagcttatatgtttatttatttatttatttattttttaatgcaaaGTTAGTTAGTTTAATATAACAGATCTGATTACACTTTTTgctatttgtcattttttaatgtaaaaaattatttgtttgttaactGTGTAATGGAGTGTGTTGTGTCACGAGCACTGGCCtgcttcacaacaacaacaacaacaacaacaacaacaacaacaacaacaacaacaataacaacaacaacagcatggCCTCATCACTCACACAAGCttactaaacaaaaaacaaaataaataaataaaacaaaataaataaataaaaataaataaaataaagcaacaataactttaatacaaaaaaaattaaatcaaataaattatttttttatattttaagaaaaatcatgttttttttcaatcttgacAAACAGTCCCATTATTTACCTCATTgtagcccaatccagcccaaaccagcctattccagcccaatccagcccatcccagcctattccagcccaatccagctcACTCCAACTaattccagcccaatccagcctattccagcccaatccagcccatcccagcctattccagcccaatccagctcACTCCAACTcattccagcccaatccagcccatcCTAGCCTATTCCAGCCCAATCTACCTCACCCCAACTCATTCCAGACCATTCCCGCCCATTTTAGCCCAATCGAGCCCATTCTAGCCCAATCCAGGTCATTCTAGCCCATTCCAACCCAATACAGTCCATTCTAGCACAATACAGCCCATTCTAGCTCAATCCAGGTCATTCTAGCCCATTCCAGCCCAATACAGTCCATTGTAGCCCAATACAGCCcattccagcccaatccagcccattTCAGACCCATTCTAGCCCAATCCAGCTCATTTCAGATCCATTCTAGCCCAATCCAGCTCATTCTAGCCCATTCCAGCCCAATACAGTCCATTCTAGCCCAATACAGCCCATTCTAGCCCATTCCGGCCCAATCCAGCCCATtctagcccaatccagcccattTCAGATGCATTCTAGCCCAATACACTTACCCACCACTCTGAAAAccaatctctttttctctctctctctctctctctctctctctctctctctctctctctctctctctctctctctctctctctcaccaccaccactactactactactactgctactaccaccaccatcaccaccaccactactactagagtcacgcaggtagaggtcgGAGGGCAGCAGTTGGAGGTAACAacgaccatagggaaattaggtacaatttagaatgggaataATAAACTGTTAGAAGCAAAAagactagtaaaatacctgactttaggaaaacacactttgagggattaaaaaggtacctccaaggactggactggcaagggatgcagggtcaggtcaggtcagggacggagttcagagagataaggcagggtgAGACGCGAGGTGAGGCGCGAGGGTGCAGGACAACAGGAGGCAAGATGTGTCCATAAGGGgcggaggagtgaggaagggggagacaggtgtgaatgtgttggaatgtcaggtcatgctgaaatgagagaggtgaggtcgaggcgagtagacgagggagtggagaggacggTAGAGGTCAAGATCAGGGGATtgggtgaggtaaatgtagatgaattgtataaatatttcgtagataaatttcACACGGGCCAGTCAggaaatatcccgtataggacaataagatcacaCAAAAAAGACCCTAAATGGacgactgctaggttaaagcattatgcggtaaaatccctcttatccggcatcaacgggaccgccgacatgccggatacttgaatagaagtgaaattatgtccacgaTCACCAgcctacactcacacatcttaccacAACAAAGACCAGCTGATCTGATTGGCTGCTtcagtgtaagcacaacacgcttcctctcttctacaactttaggcacggtgaaggcgtcaggcgataaacagtgcacacgcggggcCGAGTCACTGGGTGAACGcggtgcagtgggccgcgggtggcgccaagcagtgtgctctggtggcgaggagacaaagtatgcctcgcgtgggaatttttatcgattttatgagtacgcattgattttttattgattttaaggctcggggaaaattGTGCCGGATGCTTGAGGCTGCCGGATActggaatgccggatgagagggattttagcGTATAGGGTGTAAGAGAAGTATGAGAttgagggcaggtgaagaaatgTTAAAGTCACAATacaatgaattagttagaacagtgaggaggttaacgaggaaagcaaagggcaattatgaattaaaggtagccagccaggcgaagacagaccccaagggattttatcgggtatacaggacgaagaataaggactctgtaggtccattaaaggcagcagatggggagctggttacttctggggaggagataagtaaacttctgaatgattattttttaactgtcttcacccaggaaaacatgcaggatatgccaggttgtagttagctctgaactccgtctagggaaacaatgcatagaagccagaaacaaggcaaatagtgtattaggttaggttaggttaggttaggttatgtcacaCAGATTATGTCACTTTCATCCCAGTCAGTGTATTTCAACAAGCTTGACATgacgtaacataacctaacctaaccttacctagcataacataacctaacctaacctaacttaacctaaccttacctaacctaacctaacttaacctaacctaaccttacctagcataacataacctaacctaacttaacctaaccttacctaacataacataacctaacctaacctaacttaacctaacctaacctaacctaacctaaccttacctagcataacataacctaacctaacttaacctaaccttacctaacataacataacctaacctaacctaacttaacctaacctaacctaacctaacctaacttaacctaaccttacctaacataacataacctaacctaacctaacctaacttaacctaacctaacctaacctaacctaacttaacctaacctaacctaacctaacctatcctaacctaacctaacctaacctaactctgtctagggaaacaatgcatagaagccagaaacagggcaaatagggtactaggattcatttttaggagtgttaaaagtagaaggccggaagtaatattaaagttatacttggcgctggtcagacctcatctacactacgcggtgcagttctggtccccacattacaggaaagatataggtctattagaatcagtacagaggagaatgactaaaaggatacaggggatgaggagtgttccttacgaggcgaggttgaagctgttaaatttatattcttttgagagacgtaggttaagaggggacctgatagaagtctttaagtggtataagggttataacaagggagatgtaagcaaaattcttaggatcagcaaccagggtaggaCAAGagataacaggttcaagcttgaaaaatttaggtttaggaaggataggaaaaaactgtttctcaaatagagtggtagatgagtggaacggactcagtaatcatgtagttagtggtaggacactagagagctttaagagaagattagacaagtttatggatggggataacagatggaaatagggaggtgtgtttcatagagggactgccacgtgtaagcctgctcccttcttgcaccttcccttatttcttatgttctcatgtactactactactactactactactactactactactaccatcaccaccaccaccaccaccactactactactactactactactactactactactactaccaccaccaccaccaccaccaccactactactactaccactactactactactactactactactactactactactactactgtttaccTGCATTGGGGCTGTGAGAGACCAGAGACATGACACTGAAATCATGatcccgttgttgttgttgttgttgttgttgttgttgctgctgctgctgttgtggtggcggcggtggcggtggtggtagtgctggctGTGGTGTCAATTCTGTGTGCTGTGTGGGCTGCTCTGTGGCTGTGAATACACTGTGGCTCATCACACTACTCACTCGTCCCTCCTGTGTGAAAAAAACAGCttaggttagcttacgttaggttaggttaggttaggttaggttagcttacgttaggttaggttaggttaggttaggttaggttagcttacg contains:
- the LOC135096745 gene encoding protein Tob1-like isoform X2: MEGDLCPLSLSQPAATDLPDIAQFLSIYMSEEETLALQEGRVSSVMSHSVFTATEQPTQHTELTPQPALPPPPPPPPQQQQQQQQQQQQQQQRDHDFSVMSLVSHSPNADCVDGRGDCTNVTAGDCAQNCATLDFPW
- the LOC135096745 gene encoding histone acetyltransferase KAT6A-like isoform X1 is translated as MEGDLCPLSLSQPAATDLPDIAQFLSIYMSEEETLALQEGRVSSVMSHSVFTATEQPTQHTELTPQPALPPPPPPPPQQQQQQQQQQQQQQQRDHDFSVMSLVSHSPNAEHTAWRHPRPTAPRSPSDSAPRVHCLSPDAFTVPKVVEERKRVVLTLKQPIRSAGLCCGKMCECRLVIVDIISLLFKYPACRRSR